Part of the Jeotgalibacillus haloalkalitolerans genome is shown below.
TGGACATTCCGGTGATTCTTGTGACAGCGAAAGGGCAGCTTGAGGATAAAGAAGAAGGTTTTCTGGCAGGATCGGAGGATTATCTGGTCAAGCCATTTGAACCGAAGGAATTATTGTTCCGCCTGCAGGCGATTCTGCGTCGCTATGGAAAAGCACAGCGGAATAAAATTCAGCTTGCCAACATGGTCCTCAACAGAACAACCTATGACGTGACAATTGATGATGAAACGTTAATTATGCCAATGAAAGAATTCGATATCCTGGCTGTTCTATCAAATTCATCCGGCCAGACGATCCCGCGTGCTGTCATTCTGAGAGAGGTATGGGATGACGATGAAGGGAAGCATGAGTTTTCGCTTAATACACATATAACAAGGCTGCGTGACCGGCTGAATCAACACGGTGCAAAGGTGGAGATTCAGACTGTGCGCGGGATCGGTTACCGGTTGGAGGTGACCGGATGAAAACACTCTACCGGCAATTTATACAGACGAGTCTGGTGTTTTTAGTGCTCAGTATTGTACTTGGGATCGTATTGACGAATGTGTATTATTTATCTTTTACAAAACAGGAAACGATAGAGCAGAATCTGGACCGGGCGAATGAGGTTGCTTTTACACTCGAGCAGATGCATGGAGATACTGCTGCCCTGGAACCCTTCCTATCTTCAGTTGCCAATCTTGGTTATCAGATTGCGCTCCTTGATTCGAATCAGCAGCTCACAACATTTGGTGAACCGTTTGAAGATCTGACGCTCACCGTTCAGGCGAAGCAGGTGCTAACCGGTCAGCAGATCTATACAGGTGAAAATTCAGGGCTGTCCTTCTTTATGACAAGTCACTTTTCCAGCCGGCTTGATAATACAGTAGGCGTTCCGTTTGAAGTGGATGGTCAACAATACGCCCTCTTTTTGCGTCAGGATATGAATCTGCTGTCATCTGATATTCATACGCTGCTACTGGCATTTCTGCTGTCCATTGCGGTTGTCAATCTGGCAGGGATGTTCCTGATGGCGAGACAGCTGACACGTCCGATCAGCCTGCTGCATCAGGCGACAAGGGAAGTGGCCAATGATAATTACAGTCATCAGCTTGCGATTTCACGACCGGATGAAATCGGGGATCTGGCAAACAGCTTTAATGAGATGATCGGCCGTCTGAGACAAAATGATGAGTCACGCAAAACCTTTATTACGAATGTCTCGCATGATCTGCAATCTCCATTAATGAATATTAAAGGATATGCTGAATTGCTTTCAGCTAAAGCAGCAGATGGATCTGATGAAAGAGAATATGCTGAAGTGATTGAGAGAGAAGCGAAGCGTTTATCCGGTCTTGCAAAGCAGCTGCTGCTTTTGAGCTCGCTTGACCAGCCTGCTTACCATCTGAAAGCGGACACTTATTCACTTGATGACCAGATCAGGGAAGCGATCAAACATTACAGATGGCGCCTTGAAGAAAAAGAGCTAGATGTGAGTCTGAAGCTGATGAAGGTAAGCGTGTATGCCGACCGGGAGTTAATGAATTATGTATGGGATAATCTGATCTCTAATGCAATTAAATACTCTCCGTCCGGCAGCTCAATTCGCATTCATTTAGCAGATGAGGAAGGCATCTCGGTTGTAATTGAAGACAATGGAATCGGTATCTCAGCAGCGGATCTGCCGTATATCACTGAGCGATTCTATCGGGCTGACCAGTCAAGAAGTGAGGAAGGCACAGGTCTGGGTCTTGCGATTGTAAAGGAAATTGTCAGGCTACATGAAGGAAAGATTGAATTTGAAAGTAAGAATGGAGAAGGTACAAAGGTTAAGGTGTATCTTCCGCAGTATGAGGAGGAGTAAAGAATGGAAAAGAAATGGGGATTACGCTTAATTCAGTTCTCAGCAATATTCGGTTTTATCGGAACATATCTTGGTTCACACATGGCAGGCGTGATGGATTATTCACTGCGTCCGATTCACGCGCATATTTTATTGGTTGGCTGGTTATCAGTCTTTGCATGGGGGATCTTCTATCAGATTTTTGAGATTAAATATAAAAAGCTGGTTACAATTCACAGTATTTCAGCCATGATCGGAGCGGTTGGATTAACGGCCGGTATGTGGTTTTATAACCTCAATCCATTGAATCTTGGTGATACATTTGTTCTTGTGTTCTTTATTGTTGGTGGAACGATTTTATTGATTGCATTTTTCCTTTTTGCGGTCGTTACGTTTTTTACGGTGCCGCGGGCGGAAAGAAATTAAATGATGGAAAAGCGAAGTCTGGGATGATGACCTGAACTTCGCTTTATTTGTGTGGAACAGGATTCCGCAATGCTATTCGCTTTAGTATGTCAGATAATAATTATTATCTATTTAACCGGCAGCAGAATTCGGAATATAGTCCCTTTACCGGGTTTACTATTAACATTAATTGAACCTTTGTGTAACTGCACCAGCTGTTTTGTAATTGCCATCCCTAACCCGGTACCGCTTCCGGAATCACTGGTATTGGTTCCACGGAAATAACGGTTGAAAAGGTGGTTCACAGTGGCCTGGTCCATACCGATCCCATCGTCAGCAATCTTGATCTGAAGGAGGTGCTGTTCAATTGTAGCAAGTGTTACAGTTATCTTTGTGCCGGCAGGATTGTATCTGAGTGCGTTTTCAATCAGGTTATTCATAATTCGCTGAAACCATTTAGGATCGATTTCAGCCATCATCTGATTGGATAATGAATGATAACTAAGTTTCTTGTCGCTATAAACAGGATTATTCATAAAGCTGATAATGGTTCGTCGGATCAGCTCATCAATATCTGTCTGTTCCATCTCAATCGGAAGGGCATCATTTTTAATACGATAGGTCAGTGTCAGGTCCTCAAGTAAATCTTTCATATAAATGGCTTTGCTGCTGATCGTTCCGGCGAATGCACGGGTTTCTTCAGCTGACCATGTATATTCCTCAGTCTCCAGCATATTGGCATAGCCTGAGATTGAAGAAAGAGGAGTTTTTAAGTCATGGGAGATACCGCTGATCCATTCTTCGCGAGTAGACGTCATCTTCTCACGCTGTTCCTCATTTTCTTTCAATGTCTGTGTTAAATGAGACAGGTTTAAAATTAGGTCTTTGTATAGTCTGTACTTTTTCTTAAGTCTCCCGTCTTTTTTATAGAGAACAGGCTCCTGAAGGTGATTAATCGGCTGCTGATAAATACCATTGCCTAATTGATCAATCCACTTCATCATCTGCAGCAGCGGGCTACTAAATTTACGGGTATACCAGAATGTGCTGCCTAACAGTAACAGAAATAACAGGATAGAGATCAACACGATGCTATTCTCAATCAGGCTATACAACGGTTCTTCTGACGCGGAGCCTGTTTGCTGCAGTTGAGTGCCGACCAGTAAAGTCTGATTAGTAGATTCATCATAAACAGCCTGGACAGCATTTATATCCGATTGGTTCAACCTAAGGACTTGTTCGATCGAGTAGGAATCAGGCTGACTCCCCGCATCATATTGATAGATTACTTTTCCGGACTGATCAATCAACTGAACCCATCCGCTATTCTCCTTCAGTAAATCAGTTGTTTCATCTTGAAGGGATAGCTGACTATTCTCCCAGTTAACCTGCTGTTTTACTTCTTCAAGAAGAACTGATTCTATCTTTTCGTGACCGAATATTACAACAGGTGAGTCGTCAGTTGTTTCATCCAGTTGCCAGTATGTATAGTCTGAGGTGTTATTGTTCAAAAGCTGACCGGAAAATCCATCAGCGTTTATTTGAGACACTACCTTTTCAGGAGCAAGATAGTCTCCAAGCAGCTTTCCATCTGCAGAGAAGACCGCCAGCCAGCCATTCTGATTTGCAACAATTTCTTTTAAATGATGATCAATAGAGACCGTTTTATCTTCAATTGATATATTTTCTGCTATAAAGTAGCTCTCTGCAGTGGACAAGTCTTTTTTTATTTCATTATCAGATACTGTAAATCCAATGATGGCGCCTAACAATATCATCAAAGAGCCGATCAGAAAAAAGATTAATACGAGTTGAAAAAACAGCTGTGTGGCAAAGCGTCTATGAATATTCATTCTTCAATTTCTTCCGTTACCAGCTTATAGCCAAGCCCGCGCACCGTTATAATGAGCTTCGGCTTGCCGGGGTTCTCTTCTATCTTCTCTCGCAGCTTTCTGATATGTACCATTACTGTGTTATCCTCACCCAGAAACTCTTCACCCCATACCTTTTCATACAGCTGATTTTTACTGAATAACTGGTTTGGATGCTGACAGAAAAAGACTAGCAATTGATAGACTTGAGCCGGCAAATCAATTTTCCGACCGTTCACTGTAACAGTTCCGGACATTTTATTGACTGTAAGTGGACCATACTCATAATAGCTGGATTGTTGCTCAGGCAAATAGCCTGTTTTTCTTTTAAGGTGGGCTTTCACTCGTGCGACAACTTCAAGCGGATTAAAAGGTTTGGTAATATAATCATCTGCTCCAAGTGCAAAGCCGGATAGCTTATCCAGATCAGTAGACCTCGCTGTGAGGAAAAAGATCGGTGCATCGGTCGTTTCCCTGATCAACGGACAAATATCAAAGCCGGTCCGGTCAGGAAGCATGACATCGAGTAAGATCAGATCGTATCTTTTATTTTTACATTTCCCTAAAGCTTCAGCAGCTGTTGCGGCAGTGTCAATGAATCTGAACTGTTCCTTCTTTAAAATGGTATATAACATCTGGCTGATTGCAATTTCATCATCTACAATCAGAATCTTGGCATCTTGCATAGTAGAGTCTCCTGTCTTGACAATAATATAGCTTCATCATATCAATTCTTAACTAGGAAAAATAGGAATTAAGGTAGAATTAAGGTAGAGATTGCAAGGAGTTAAGAGAGCCCATGTAAAGTGAAGGAGTAAATTAAATTCACAGTGCATGACGGAAGGAGTCAAATTAATGTTCGCTATAAGTAAAAGGGAGTTTTTGAGGTTAATTAAAGGAGTTAAGTCAATTATCATCATTGCAATCCTGCTAATTACTGCGTATTATTCTGCGAAATTTTCAGGTCTGCTTCTCACGCTGGCTGATTTTTCAGCCAGTGAAGCTGAAAGTATACAAACTGCAGGCTTATTAGTACTGATGCTTTTTTTCGGTCAGTTATTTGTCATGGGGTTATCGCATGATGTCATCAACCGTGAGACACATGACAGGACGATTCGCTTTTTGGTGACACGAACATCCAGGCTGTCAATTGTGATGGGGAAATTTTTAGGAGTATTTCTCTTCTGGCTAGTATGTATATCAGCATCATTTTTAATTATTTTCTTTTTCTCGAACAAGGTGGACTGGGTCAGTTTTTTACAGTTGATGAGCCTGTTAGTGTATCAGATCTCTTTTACAATCCTGTTATCTGTTCTAGTTCCGAAGCCCGGTTTCACAATGTTTCTGAGTATCATCGTGGGCTTATCTTTTCCAGTCGCGGGATTTTGGCTGACGTTAACGAACAATTCATGGTTCAGCTGGCTGAAATTTACGACACCGTTTTATTACCTGCAGGAGGATCATACATTTCCGATCATCCTGGTCCTGTCAGCATTACTACTGTCAGCGGCCCATCTTTTATTCAAAAGGAGAGAGTGTTAATGAGTGTCATCAATACAAAGCAGCTCTATAAAAAGTACGGAAGTGTTCCTGTAGTCAAAGGAATAGATCTGACAGTCGAAAAGGGCGAGATTTTCGGATTTCTCGGACGCAATGGTGCCGGCAAATCAACTTTTATCAATATACTAACAGGCATTATACATCCAAGCGCCGGATCATTTTCACTGTTTGGTGTTTCCGGACCGAACGATAAAGCTAAAACCCGGATTGGTGTCATGCCTGACTATACCAGCTTTGATGGATCCATGACCGCAATGGGCTACTTACGATTTTTATCAGAGCTGTCAGGCAATAAAGCATCAAAAGAGAAGTGTCTTGCCGTCTTAAAAAAAGTAGGGCTGGAAGGAGAAGCGAATAAGAAAACCGGCAAATTCTCTTTCGGTATGAAAAAGAAGCTTGGGATTGCT
Proteins encoded:
- a CDS encoding response regulator transcription factor, which encodes MRILVVDDELHIRQLIAIQLQQAGYEAVLAKDAQEALRYLEEEEVSAAIVDVMMPGMTGFELTRVLSQELDIPVILVTAKGQLEDKEEGFLAGSEDYLVKPFEPKELLFRLQAILRRYGKAQRNKIQLANMVLNRTTYDVTIDDETLIMPMKEFDILAVLSNSSGQTIPRAVILREVWDDDEGKHEFSLNTHITRLRDRLNQHGAKVEIQTVRGIGYRLEVTG
- a CDS encoding sensor histidine kinase, encoding MKTLYRQFIQTSLVFLVLSIVLGIVLTNVYYLSFTKQETIEQNLDRANEVAFTLEQMHGDTAALEPFLSSVANLGYQIALLDSNQQLTTFGEPFEDLTLTVQAKQVLTGQQIYTGENSGLSFFMTSHFSSRLDNTVGVPFEVDGQQYALFLRQDMNLLSSDIHTLLLAFLLSIAVVNLAGMFLMARQLTRPISLLHQATREVANDNYSHQLAISRPDEIGDLANSFNEMIGRLRQNDESRKTFITNVSHDLQSPLMNIKGYAELLSAKAADGSDEREYAEVIEREAKRLSGLAKQLLLLSSLDQPAYHLKADTYSLDDQIREAIKHYRWRLEEKELDVSLKLMKVSVYADRELMNYVWDNLISNAIKYSPSGSSIRIHLADEEGISVVIEDNGIGISAADLPYITERFYRADQSRSEEGTGLGLAIVKEIVRLHEGKIEFESKNGEGTKVKVYLPQYEEE
- a CDS encoding sensor histidine kinase; translation: MNIHRRFATQLFFQLVLIFFLIGSLMILLGAIIGFTVSDNEIKKDLSTAESYFIAENISIEDKTVSIDHHLKEIVANQNGWLAVFSADGKLLGDYLAPEKVVSQINADGFSGQLLNNNTSDYTYWQLDETTDDSPVVIFGHEKIESVLLEEVKQQVNWENSQLSLQDETTDLLKENSGWVQLIDQSGKVIYQYDAGSQPDSYSIEQVLRLNQSDINAVQAVYDESTNQTLLVGTQLQQTGSASEEPLYSLIENSIVLISILLFLLLLGSTFWYTRKFSSPLLQMMKWIDQLGNGIYQQPINHLQEPVLYKKDGRLKKKYRLYKDLILNLSHLTQTLKENEEQREKMTSTREEWISGISHDLKTPLSSISGYANMLETEEYTWSAEETRAFAGTISSKAIYMKDLLEDLTLTYRIKNDALPIEMEQTDIDELIRRTIISFMNNPVYSDKKLSYHSLSNQMMAEIDPKWFQRIMNNLIENALRYNPAGTKITVTLATIEQHLLQIKIADDGIGMDQATVNHLFNRYFRGTNTSDSGSGTGLGMAITKQLVQLHKGSINVNSKPGKGTIFRILLPVK
- a CDS encoding response regulator transcription factor — translated: MQDAKILIVDDEIAISQMLYTILKKEQFRFIDTAATAAEALGKCKNKRYDLILLDVMLPDRTGFDICPLIRETTDAPIFFLTARSTDLDKLSGFALGADDYITKPFNPLEVVARVKAHLKRKTGYLPEQQSSYYEYGPLTVNKMSGTVTVNGRKIDLPAQVYQLLVFFCQHPNQLFSKNQLYEKVWGEEFLGEDNTVMVHIRKLREKIEENPGKPKLIITVRGLGYKLVTEEIEE
- a CDS encoding ABC transporter permease subunit, translating into MFAISKREFLRLIKGVKSIIIIAILLITAYYSAKFSGLLLTLADFSASEAESIQTAGLLVLMLFFGQLFVMGLSHDVINRETHDRTIRFLVTRTSRLSIVMGKFLGVFLFWLVCISASFLIIFFFSNKVDWVSFLQLMSLLVYQISFTILLSVLVPKPGFTMFLSIIVGLSFPVAGFWLTLTNNSWFSWLKFTTPFYYLQEDHTFPIILVLSALLLSAAHLLFKRREC